tggctgctattccagaagaaacaactgaaactgcaatgttggatcttgcacgaacagtggctaaaactactgacatgagggatgtcttaccagttccaccatgtaaatataaaccaccgtttccatcatcaattgccttcattaatgtatcataaacttccttttgttggggttcatcaggggcacatttgtttgaactactaaatctaattctctggtgatcatattcacgtacccattccaattctcgattaaatgcgtcactcattttacgatttggcgctggcattcctaacctgactaataaactaccacacatgagataactcatgtcttcgatcaagagcaaggcccgattatgtatctcctcattcatttcaagatcgtaatttattgaactgacacgaatttgatgtaaaatatcttctgccatattatccttgtatttgtgccacaggttagatgggttcgatggaaagcatgtcgaaatgatgatagcaaataatgtacgtatctgacttggagatgcagagataactgctttgaattgtaaaaaattaaaatttgatttgtattatctggatagtaaagtctatgcttaacagtgattacagaaacagttgaaacaaaatttgctgtttctcttaagcttactctatgctttaaaactataaatgtaaagaaatttaaaagtggtaattaaatgatataaacatatatttcttttgttgcattatatatgtttacaaagagcagctgattcaatttgaacaggccctttcacttaataacatatgtttgctgtaatgcatttcttacgggtatttccgtaacttttagagaccagtggggcggaatcctgaatcgggaacgggataaaaaaagtatcctatgtgtttctcccagttcttagctacctccctaccaattttcagccaaatcggatcagccgttcttgacttataaatagtgtaactaacacgactttcttttatatatatagattactatTTTAGGGAAACACTATCAATGTTCAGTAGCATCGTAGACAGTACACAGAAtctattaaaaatatggttttattcctgttgattatatttaattacacattTCATAATCTTGGTTTGAATTGATGGCATTAGTATTGTATGTTTACATCCCTGGACTATGGGTATGATAAGTTTAATTACTGATATGTTATTGGCAAAAAAACTTGACCAAAATACATCAGCTCAAAATGGTATACCCGGAGGATCAttccataatttttaattgatggaaaatttgtaatattcCGGTTCGTAATTTATTAAACTGATAACCAGATAAGTATTTCCTTGTTTCAGTTTGTGTTCATGCTATCCGCCCTATGTATAAGTGAAGTACTTGGAAGCCACAGCGTCCACCATGGGCCAATCAACGTACCACACGTTCTTCACAGCGGGTATTTGGCAGACACTCATGAGGTAGCAGCGGCCAAGAGCGCTCATCTTGCTGCTCTGGCTACACAGTCTCACGGTCACGGGTACGGAGGTAGTTATGGATACAATCATGAAGAAGGATACAGCGGCTTTTACGGAGGAGAATACGGTCAAGCAGATTTTAGGTATCACGGACCCATCGCTATTCCTCATGTACTCCATGACGGGACACATCGCAGATACTCACGAGGTAGCCGCTGCCAAGGGTGAACATTTCGCCGCTGTAGCCAAGGCCGAATCATACTCTGGATATGGACTCGATTACAGTGGTCGATATGCCGGAGGATATGGCGAGTATTCTGGAGCTTACAGTGGAGCTCATTATGTCGCTCCTTACCACGGACCTCACGCCAAGCCTGTTGTACTCAAGTCTGGATATCTGGCAGACACTAATGAGGTTGCTGCTGCCAAACAACACCATCTTGAAGCTCTGTACAAGGCCAACCACCATGATCGTTATCTGTAGTAATTTTCCTTATAGCtggtaataaattgtattaaatgttactCTCGTATGTTATTCTCTTTATATACTTTTGTTATTCTGAAGGGAATGgcatttttttatgtatagaaaattcatttctctaagaaacattttattaaaaaacatttcgtTTCTTACAATATCTTACATATTATGCAACAAATAGTTTAATTCTGTCTTCAAAGGCCATTTccttgtaaaaaaataactttgtcataaaaaaactcaataaatattttttataatttaaatgattaaataaatattattgctgtAATATGGTGGTCAAACATAGTTGTCTTGCTACTCTGTAATATTTAGTTTGCAATTTCAAGACAGTTAGGCAGTAAAGCATCGTAGGTagttaaaactacaaataaagattaaatttaggGTAATCTGCAACGATCCAGAAGGTTATGAATAGTTTATGCAtttagattaaaacataaaaaagtacttTTGGATACACATTAGATGTTATTTTGTTTCCATTAGTTATTTTGCATAATTATTGTGTCAGAATTActggaatgaaaattttaaagagttCTTTATTATGCAGGGTACGAATAAGTCACACTATATGTAACGTAACAGGTGCCGCTGAGGTTGCATTCAAATTTTAggttgtactatttatgtcattaGGCTGCATGTGTCAaacgttaaaatgtcatatgattgcacttagtttctttatacatttatttattctattaccTTCTTGTTACCGTTACGGTTATTAATAagactaataaaaaattttcactaacgcttagccaaccCCCTttgagtgacatgtaccatcatcaaagTCGATGTTGCTAATGAGAACATCAAGCTTCATGGAAATTGTATTATAGGCGAGTTAGTTCTCGAAACATTATGCGgacatacatatatacagaagTGAAATTTGTTCAGTTCATCGAGCATAAGCTTTTCCAATATGGTTAATTATATCAAAAACATGTGTTAACTAAACCAGATAAAACTATTATATGGCTACCTACAAGAACGTTTTGAATAAATGTTATGAATTACTAACCTAATACCTAACCAGATAGgctaagttataataaatgaagtttatttaaatatgaaaaacataatatttaagtgACAATGCAATGAATATAATCAGCTATGAAGAGCTATGTTTATAGTATTTCTTcaagtttaaactaaaaaaaaaaatatttacaattcaacaagtgaatttatttagtattagcGGTTACCTATGCGTTAGACCGAGTAGGCTTTGGACATGTATGAGAAACATGTGGTTCGAgagagaattatatttccgacgctaatttCGAGTTGCCTTactgtcacgatcaagaaaatgacCATTGTAATACTCTGGTATTTTCTTTGTTTCATAGTTAATTTGGCCCTAATTCCTATTCAATGAAAATGTATACAGCCGTAAGTACACAAGAAAAGGAAGCCTAATTCTGTCTAAAGGCAATaaagatgagttttataacagactttatGTTTATAGTAAAAGTCTTTTATATCCACATTACAGATCCGAAATTTGCTAAAATTtccagttaaaagtatatttaataaaacttttctcacctggatatttttttctgaataataactcgtataatttacaaatacttcTGGTTTTGATGATAAAAAACTGAGAGGTATGGATTAGTGCCATAATAAAAAGACCTACAAATAACAAGCAATGGCCGTCC
The Homalodisca vitripennis isolate AUS2020 chromosome 4, UT_GWSS_2.1, whole genome shotgun sequence DNA segment above includes these coding regions:
- the LOC124361106 gene encoding cuticle protein 2-like, which encodes MKKDTAAFTEENTVKQILGITDPSLFLMYSMTGHIADTHEVAAAKGEHFAAVAKAESYSGYGLDYSGRYAGGYGEYSGAYSGAHYVAPYHGPHAKPVVLKSGYLADTNEVAAAKQHHLEALYKANHHDRYL